The Thunnus thynnus chromosome 2, fThuThy2.1, whole genome shotgun sequence genome includes a region encoding these proteins:
- the LOC137171027 gene encoding zinc finger MIZ domain-containing protein 2-like isoform X1: MNPLNQMKAGLANNPHSEGSYPYDPSSWQQPTNQPTGSLSVVTTVWGVTNPSASQGLGGGVMGPGANPGGGPIMQGPGGPGMAGGPGGYMGQQGYGEPSKGYLNQGMYGRTTGGYAGGPGGYTGSYPSNPGGSRGSADFTQAAAAAVAAAAATATATATATVAAIQEKQNQEMNYGQMGGPAYNNQFMAHSGPRGPPGMGPGPGPARGPPSMGPMYGPGGGPQRVPQHPNYGPGPQQGHLRPPQGLKRPYNSESFPGMSQQYGVPVGSSVNVMSGPGGAGGSIPGSGGGGHPGPGPYSGPNMQYHPGPGGPGPAPQRSGSSPSYQSHKMPLPQYPPSGPPNSQYYKQDQFNGQGGGLNALTAGGAAGVYNSFNQPSGPGRGLPGYPSSPVPGNPTPPITPGSSMAPPYMSPGNSDVKPTPSSFLPDIKPNMAGLPPPPPTGNPSDDLRLTFPVRDGVVLEPFRLEHNLAVSNHVFQLRDSVYKTLILRPDLELQFKCYHHEDRQMNTNWPASVQVSVNATPLTIERGDNKTSHKPLYLKQVCQPGRNTIQITVTACCCSHLFVLQLVHRPSVRSVLQGLMKKRLLPAEHCVTKIKRNFSSGSIPGTPGLNGEDGVEQTAIRVSLKCPITFRRIQLPARGHDCRHIQCFDLESYLQLNCERGTWRCPVCNKTALLEGLEVDQYMLGILIYVQNSEYEEITIDPVCSWKPVPVKPDIHVKEESDGPVLKRCRTVSPSHMVLPSVMEMIVSLGPTPSSSSAAASSPMPYSALPAGGSNNSSNTPDYPGPAPSYPGQAASFSDFSSGPGTPGVGGDFSSPGPPPLSYQSELSSALLTPDKPPPHPLAAQMSISGRLDSTSHGAPLSQQQSQGLHGNSQLGGGNQMMQRSNQNPRLHGDGSFGLGGTAEVPEPSLDLLPELTNPDELLSYLGPPDLPNNNNDDLLSLFENN, from the exons ATGAACCCTCTGAACCAGATGAAGGCCGGACTGGCCAACAACCcccacag CGAGGGTTCGTACCCCTACGACCCCTCCAGCTGGCAGCAGCCCACCAATCAGCCCACAGGATCCCTCTCCGTGGTAACCACCGTCTGGGGAGTGACCAATCCCTCGGCCAGCCAG GGTCTGGGTGGAGGGGTGATGGGACCCGGGGCCAACCCAGGCGGGGGGCCCATAATGCAGGGCCCCGGGGGGCCGGGCATGGCCGGAGGGCCCGGCGGCTACATGGGCCAGCAGGGCTACGGCGAGCCCAGCAAAGGCTACCTGAACCAGGGCATGTACGGCCGGACGACTGGGGGCTACGCTGGAGGCCCGGGGGGCTACACGGGGAG TTACCCGTCCAACCCCGGCGGCTCCAGAGGATCAGCTGACTTCACTCAGGCCGCCGCCGCTGCCGTCGCCGCTGCAGCTGCCACGGCGACTGCCACCGCCACGGCAACCGTCGCCGCCATCCAGGAGAAACAAAACCAGGAAATGAACTACGGACAG aTGGGAGGTCCAGCCTACAATAACCAGTTCATGGCCCACTCCGGCCCCCGAGGGCCCCCTGGCATGGggcctggacctggacctgccAGGGGTCCCCCCTCAATGGGCCCCATGTATGGACCTGGAGGGGGTCCACAGAGGGTCCCTCAGCACCCAAACTACGGTCCTGGACCACAGCAGGGCCACCTGAGGCCCCCACAGGGCCTCAAACGGCCCTACAACTCTGAG TCGTTCCCAGGAATGTCTCAGCAGTACGGCGTCCCGGTTGGTTCCAGTGTGAACGTCATGTCCGGTCCTGGTGGTGCCGGCGGTTCCATCCCAGGTTCAGGCGGCGGTGGTCACCCCGGACCCGGCCCGTACTCCGGCCCCAACATGCAGTATCACCCGG GTCCTGGAGGTCCTGGTCCTGCCCCCCAACGCTCCGGCTCCTCCCCCTCTTACCAGAGCCATAAGATGCCCCTCCCACAGTACCCCCCTTCGGGACCCCCCAACTCACAGTACTACAAG CAGGACCAGTTTAACGGTCAGGGTGGAGGTCTGAACGCTCTGACAGCAGGAGGCGCCGCTGGTGTCTACAACTCCTTCAACCAGCCTTCTGGG CCTGGTCGAGGGTTGCCAGGTTACCCCAGCTCGCCGGTTCCTGGAAACCCGACCCCGCCCATCACCCCTGGCAGCTCCATGGCCCCGCCCTACATGTCGCCGGGCAACAGTGACGTCAAGCCGACGCCCTCTTCCTTCCTGCCTGATATCAAACCCAACATGGCCggcctcccccctcccccccctacAG GTAACCCCAGCGACGACCTGCGGCTGACCTTCCCGGTGCGTGACGGCGTGGTCCTAGAGCCCTTCAGATTAGAGCACAACCTGGCTGTCAGTAACCACGTCTTCCAGCTCCGAGACTCCGTCTACAAAACGCTCATCCTGAG accgGACCTGGAGCTCCAGTTTAAGTGTTACCACCACGAGGATCGACAGATGAACACCAACTGGCCCGCCTCCGTCCAG gtGAGCGTGAATGCAACTCCTCTCACCATCGAGCGAGGCGACAACAAAACCTCCCATAAGCCTTTGTACCTGAAGCAGGTCTGCCAGCCGGGCAGGAACACGATCCAGATCACCGTCACCGCCTGCTGCTGc TCTCACCTGTTCGTCCTCCAGCTGGTTCATCGTCCGTCGGTTCGCTCGGTGCTGCAGGGTCTGATGAAGAAGAGGCTGCTGCCTGCAGAGCACTGTGTCACCAAGA taaaGAGGAACTTCAGCAGCGGTTCGATTCCTGGGACTCCCGGGTTAAACGGAGAAGACGGCGTGGAGCAGACAGCCATCAGAGTCTCGTTAAAATGTCCGATCACTTTCCGCCGCATCCAGCTGCCCGCCAGAGGTCACGACTGCAGACACATACag tgttttGATCTGGAATCGTACCTGCAGCTCAACTGTGAGAGAGGAACATGGAGATGCCCCGTGTGCAA taaaacagctCTGTTGGAGGGTCTGGAGGTGGATCAATACATGCTGGGAATCCTTATCTACGTTCAAAA CTCGGAGTACGAGGAGATCACCATCGACCCGGTGTGCAGCTGGAAGCCGGTTCCTGTGAAGCCGGACATCCACGTGAAGGAGGAGTCTGACGGTCCGGTGCTGAAACGCTGCCGGACCGTCAGCCCCAGTCACATGGTCCTGCCCAGCGTCATGGAGATGATCGTATCGCTAggccccaccccctcctcctcctccgccgccGCCTCCTCCCCGATGCCGTACTCCGCCCTGCCCGCAGGGGGCagcaataacagcagcaacacaccAGACTACCCTGGACCAG ctCCGTCCTACCCCGGTCAGGCTGCCAGTTTCTCAGACTTCAGCAGTGGACCTGGGACTCCGGGGGTCGGGGGAGACTTCTCCTCCCCCggtcctcctcccctctcctacCAGTCTGAGCTGTCCAGTGCCCTCCTCACCCCCGACAAGCCCCCCCCACATCCGCTGGCTGCACAG atGTCCATCTCAGGCCGTCTGGACTCCACTTCCCATGGTGCTCCTCTCTCCCAGCAGCAGTCGCAGGGTCTCCACGGCAACTCCCAACTGGGGGGCGGCAACCAGATGATGCAGCGTAGCAACCAGAATCCCCGTCTCCATGGCGACGGCTCCTTCGGGCTAGGGGGGACTGCAGAGGTTCCAGAACCTTCTCTGGAC ttgcTTCCAGAGTTGACCAACCCAGATGAGTTGCTGTCCTACCTCGGACCTCCAGACCTCCCGAACAACAACAACGACGACCTGCTGTCTCTGTTCGAGAACaactga
- the LOC137171027 gene encoding zinc finger MIZ domain-containing protein 2-like isoform X2, whose product MNPLNQMKAGLANNPHSEGSYPYDPSSWQQPTNQPTGSLSVVTTVWGVTNPSASQGLGGGVMGPGANPGGGPIMQGPGGPGMAGGPGGYMGQQGYGEPSKGYLNQGMYGRTTGGYAGGPGGYTGSYPSNPGGSRGSADFTQAAAAAVAAAAATATATATATVAAIQEKQNQEMNYGQMGGPAYNNQFMAHSGPRGPPGMGPGPGPARGPPSMGPMYGPGGGPQRVPQHPNYGPGPQQGHLRPPQGLKRPYNSESFPGMSQQYGVPVGSSVNVMSGPGGAGGSIPGSGGGGHPGPGPYSGPNMQYHPGPGGPGPAPQRSGSSPSYQSHKMPLPQYPPSGPPNSQYYKDQFNGQGGGLNALTAGGAAGVYNSFNQPSGPGRGLPGYPSSPVPGNPTPPITPGSSMAPPYMSPGNSDVKPTPSSFLPDIKPNMAGLPPPPPTGNPSDDLRLTFPVRDGVVLEPFRLEHNLAVSNHVFQLRDSVYKTLILRPDLELQFKCYHHEDRQMNTNWPASVQVSVNATPLTIERGDNKTSHKPLYLKQVCQPGRNTIQITVTACCCSHLFVLQLVHRPSVRSVLQGLMKKRLLPAEHCVTKIKRNFSSGSIPGTPGLNGEDGVEQTAIRVSLKCPITFRRIQLPARGHDCRHIQCFDLESYLQLNCERGTWRCPVCNKTALLEGLEVDQYMLGILIYVQNSEYEEITIDPVCSWKPVPVKPDIHVKEESDGPVLKRCRTVSPSHMVLPSVMEMIVSLGPTPSSSSAAASSPMPYSALPAGGSNNSSNTPDYPGPAPSYPGQAASFSDFSSGPGTPGVGGDFSSPGPPPLSYQSELSSALLTPDKPPPHPLAAQMSISGRLDSTSHGAPLSQQQSQGLHGNSQLGGGNQMMQRSNQNPRLHGDGSFGLGGTAEVPEPSLDLLPELTNPDELLSYLGPPDLPNNNNDDLLSLFENN is encoded by the exons ATGAACCCTCTGAACCAGATGAAGGCCGGACTGGCCAACAACCcccacag CGAGGGTTCGTACCCCTACGACCCCTCCAGCTGGCAGCAGCCCACCAATCAGCCCACAGGATCCCTCTCCGTGGTAACCACCGTCTGGGGAGTGACCAATCCCTCGGCCAGCCAG GGTCTGGGTGGAGGGGTGATGGGACCCGGGGCCAACCCAGGCGGGGGGCCCATAATGCAGGGCCCCGGGGGGCCGGGCATGGCCGGAGGGCCCGGCGGCTACATGGGCCAGCAGGGCTACGGCGAGCCCAGCAAAGGCTACCTGAACCAGGGCATGTACGGCCGGACGACTGGGGGCTACGCTGGAGGCCCGGGGGGCTACACGGGGAG TTACCCGTCCAACCCCGGCGGCTCCAGAGGATCAGCTGACTTCACTCAGGCCGCCGCCGCTGCCGTCGCCGCTGCAGCTGCCACGGCGACTGCCACCGCCACGGCAACCGTCGCCGCCATCCAGGAGAAACAAAACCAGGAAATGAACTACGGACAG aTGGGAGGTCCAGCCTACAATAACCAGTTCATGGCCCACTCCGGCCCCCGAGGGCCCCCTGGCATGGggcctggacctggacctgccAGGGGTCCCCCCTCAATGGGCCCCATGTATGGACCTGGAGGGGGTCCACAGAGGGTCCCTCAGCACCCAAACTACGGTCCTGGACCACAGCAGGGCCACCTGAGGCCCCCACAGGGCCTCAAACGGCCCTACAACTCTGAG TCGTTCCCAGGAATGTCTCAGCAGTACGGCGTCCCGGTTGGTTCCAGTGTGAACGTCATGTCCGGTCCTGGTGGTGCCGGCGGTTCCATCCCAGGTTCAGGCGGCGGTGGTCACCCCGGACCCGGCCCGTACTCCGGCCCCAACATGCAGTATCACCCGG GTCCTGGAGGTCCTGGTCCTGCCCCCCAACGCTCCGGCTCCTCCCCCTCTTACCAGAGCCATAAGATGCCCCTCCCACAGTACCCCCCTTCGGGACCCCCCAACTCACAGTACTACAAG GACCAGTTTAACGGTCAGGGTGGAGGTCTGAACGCTCTGACAGCAGGAGGCGCCGCTGGTGTCTACAACTCCTTCAACCAGCCTTCTGGG CCTGGTCGAGGGTTGCCAGGTTACCCCAGCTCGCCGGTTCCTGGAAACCCGACCCCGCCCATCACCCCTGGCAGCTCCATGGCCCCGCCCTACATGTCGCCGGGCAACAGTGACGTCAAGCCGACGCCCTCTTCCTTCCTGCCTGATATCAAACCCAACATGGCCggcctcccccctcccccccctacAG GTAACCCCAGCGACGACCTGCGGCTGACCTTCCCGGTGCGTGACGGCGTGGTCCTAGAGCCCTTCAGATTAGAGCACAACCTGGCTGTCAGTAACCACGTCTTCCAGCTCCGAGACTCCGTCTACAAAACGCTCATCCTGAG accgGACCTGGAGCTCCAGTTTAAGTGTTACCACCACGAGGATCGACAGATGAACACCAACTGGCCCGCCTCCGTCCAG gtGAGCGTGAATGCAACTCCTCTCACCATCGAGCGAGGCGACAACAAAACCTCCCATAAGCCTTTGTACCTGAAGCAGGTCTGCCAGCCGGGCAGGAACACGATCCAGATCACCGTCACCGCCTGCTGCTGc TCTCACCTGTTCGTCCTCCAGCTGGTTCATCGTCCGTCGGTTCGCTCGGTGCTGCAGGGTCTGATGAAGAAGAGGCTGCTGCCTGCAGAGCACTGTGTCACCAAGA taaaGAGGAACTTCAGCAGCGGTTCGATTCCTGGGACTCCCGGGTTAAACGGAGAAGACGGCGTGGAGCAGACAGCCATCAGAGTCTCGTTAAAATGTCCGATCACTTTCCGCCGCATCCAGCTGCCCGCCAGAGGTCACGACTGCAGACACATACag tgttttGATCTGGAATCGTACCTGCAGCTCAACTGTGAGAGAGGAACATGGAGATGCCCCGTGTGCAA taaaacagctCTGTTGGAGGGTCTGGAGGTGGATCAATACATGCTGGGAATCCTTATCTACGTTCAAAA CTCGGAGTACGAGGAGATCACCATCGACCCGGTGTGCAGCTGGAAGCCGGTTCCTGTGAAGCCGGACATCCACGTGAAGGAGGAGTCTGACGGTCCGGTGCTGAAACGCTGCCGGACCGTCAGCCCCAGTCACATGGTCCTGCCCAGCGTCATGGAGATGATCGTATCGCTAggccccaccccctcctcctcctccgccgccGCCTCCTCCCCGATGCCGTACTCCGCCCTGCCCGCAGGGGGCagcaataacagcagcaacacaccAGACTACCCTGGACCAG ctCCGTCCTACCCCGGTCAGGCTGCCAGTTTCTCAGACTTCAGCAGTGGACCTGGGACTCCGGGGGTCGGGGGAGACTTCTCCTCCCCCggtcctcctcccctctcctacCAGTCTGAGCTGTCCAGTGCCCTCCTCACCCCCGACAAGCCCCCCCCACATCCGCTGGCTGCACAG atGTCCATCTCAGGCCGTCTGGACTCCACTTCCCATGGTGCTCCTCTCTCCCAGCAGCAGTCGCAGGGTCTCCACGGCAACTCCCAACTGGGGGGCGGCAACCAGATGATGCAGCGTAGCAACCAGAATCCCCGTCTCCATGGCGACGGCTCCTTCGGGCTAGGGGGGACTGCAGAGGTTCCAGAACCTTCTCTGGAC ttgcTTCCAGAGTTGACCAACCCAGATGAGTTGCTGTCCTACCTCGGACCTCCAGACCTCCCGAACAACAACAACGACGACCTGCTGTCTCTGTTCGAGAACaactga